In one window of Chryseobacterium viscerum DNA:
- a CDS encoding deoxyhypusine synthase family protein — translation MSKPITEFIEKYYLHFNAAALVDASKGYVAHLKDGGKMMITLAGAMSTAELGKILAEMIRQGKVDFISCTGANLEEDLMNLVAHSHYERVPHYRDLTAQDEWDLLERGLNRVTDTCIPEEEAFRRLQKHIVEIWKDAEAKGERYFPHEFMYKMILSGVLEQYYEIPRENSWMIAAAEANLPIVVPGWEDSTMGNIFASYCIKGELKATTMKSGIEYMTYLADWYTKNSAGKGVGFFQIGGGIAGDFPICVVPMLYQDMEMHDIPFWSYFCQISDSTTSYGSYSGAVPNEKITWGKLDITTPKFIVESDATICAPLMFSYILENA, via the coding sequence ATGAGCAAACCGATAACTGAATTCATAGAAAAGTATTACCTGCACTTCAACGCAGCTGCATTGGTGGATGCTTCTAAAGGATATGTTGCACATCTTAAAGATGGCGGAAAAATGATGATTACTTTGGCAGGAGCAATGTCTACTGCTGAATTAGGGAAGATTCTTGCTGAAATGATCCGTCAGGGGAAAGTAGATTTTATCTCTTGTACAGGGGCTAACCTTGAAGAAGATTTAATGAACCTTGTAGCACACTCTCACTATGAAAGAGTTCCTCATTACAGAGATTTGACTGCTCAGGATGAGTGGGATCTTTTAGAAAGAGGTCTGAACAGAGTTACAGATACTTGTATCCCTGAAGAAGAAGCTTTCAGAAGATTACAAAAACATATCGTAGAGATCTGGAAAGATGCAGAAGCTAAAGGAGAAAGATATTTCCCTCACGAATTCATGTACAAAATGATCCTTTCAGGAGTTTTGGAGCAGTACTACGAAATTCCTAGAGAAAACTCTTGGATGATTGCTGCTGCAGAAGCAAACCTACCAATCGTAGTTCCGGGATGGGAAGATTCTACAATGGGTAACATCTTCGCTTCTTACTGTATCAAAGGAGAGCTTAAGGCTACTACAATGAAATCAGGAATTGAATATATGACTTACCTTGCTGACTGGTATACTAAAAATTCAGCAGGAAAAGGAGTTGGGTTCTTCCAGATTGGTGGTGGTATCGCAGGAGATTTCCCTATCTGTGTAGTGCCAATGCTGTATCAGGATATGGAAATGCATGACATTCCTTTCTGGTCTTATTTCTGCCAGATTTCTGATTCTACAACATCTTATGGATCTTATTCAGGAGCAGTTCCAAATGAAAAAATCACTTGGGGTAAACTTGATATCACTACACCGAAATTTATCGTTGAAAGTGATGCAACGATCTGTGCACCATTGATGTTCTCTTATATCTTAGAAAACGCATAA
- a CDS encoding GreA/GreB family elongation factor, translated as MSNHIIVTTGIYDAIKDTLRRKKVSIGEEKRLTEELRNAKQVLRRDLPADIVTVERKVTLKDHTLDFEHEYIFVPSTKAKLKKNKHSILSDIALAVVGYKVGDIISWPFRDGERKIEILKVEAWEG; from the coding sequence TATGATGCTATAAAAGATACACTCAGAAGGAAAAAAGTGAGCATCGGAGAAGAAAAAAGACTTACGGAAGAACTTAGAAATGCGAAACAGGTATTGAGAAGAGATCTGCCTGCTGATATCGTAACAGTTGAAAGAAAAGTAACATTAAAGGACCATACCTTAGATTTTGAGCATGAATATATTTTTGTGCCGTCTACCAAAGCAAAACTTAAAAAGAATAAACATTCCATACTATCAGATATTGCCCTTGCAGTAGTAGGATATAAAGTTGGTGATATTATCAGCTGGCCCTTCAGGGATGGAGAAAGAAAAATTGAAATTCTGAAAGTAGAAGCCTGGGAGGGATAA
- a CDS encoding helix-turn-helix transcriptional regulator: protein MQKEKLRVIRKQKGYTQQQVADFIATDVSNYSRKESGDVRIVKDEWDKLARFLDVPVEDIYEEEEATVVINNNHPVFNDRSSSAGVITSLNNYDNIPGAIIENLQNYIALLKEENERLKEELKGLPRGRK from the coding sequence ATGCAAAAAGAAAAATTACGCGTCATCAGAAAGCAAAAAGGCTATACTCAACAGCAGGTAGCTGATTTTATCGCAACAGATGTATCTAATTACAGCAGAAAAGAAAGCGGTGATGTAAGGATTGTAAAAGATGAATGGGACAAACTTGCCCGTTTTTTGGATGTACCGGTTGAGGACATTTATGAAGAGGAGGAAGCTACAGTAGTAATTAATAATAACCATCCTGTATTTAATGATAGATCTTCTTCTGCTGGAGTAATTACTAGTCTAAATAACTATGATAATATCCCTGGAGCTATTATTGAAAACCTACAAAACTACATTGCCTTATTAAAAGAGGAGAACGAAAGGCTAAAAGAAGAACTGAAAGGTCTCCCAAGAGGAAGAAAATAA
- a CDS encoding MGMT family protein — MDEIFKQQVYEVARLIPKGRVSTYGAIAKAVGYPNYSRHVGKAMGGCPKDVPAHRVISSSGVLSVPEFQPKLEAEGITVENLRIKNFKKLFWNPLDEL, encoded by the coding sequence ATGGACGAAATTTTCAAACAACAGGTATACGAAGTAGCAAGACTTATTCCCAAAGGAAGAGTTTCTACGTATGGTGCTATAGCAAAAGCCGTTGGCTATCCAAACTATTCAAGACATGTAGGAAAAGCCATGGGAGGTTGCCCGAAAGATGTTCCGGCTCACCGTGTCATTTCAAGTTCAGGAGTTTTATCCGTTCCGGAATTTCAGCCTAAGCTGGAGGCAGAAGGAATTACTGTGGAAAATCTTAGAATAAAAAATTTCAAAAAACTGTTCTGGAACCCGTTGGATGAATTGTAA